A genomic stretch from Desulfotignum balticum DSM 7044 includes:
- a CDS encoding ABC transporter ATP-binding protein: MLQLQNVTFTVPALDTGEQKTPSGQTIINDVSFTFEPGGFYAITGPNGSGKTTLAKLIMGINALTSGKIMFNGTDISSLPINERSNAGIVYGFQHPARFKGTTFRDLLSISLGSDDEEKLVNIISRVGVCSMDFLDKPVDSKLSGGEIKKIELATVIARNPKVAIYDEPDTGIDLWTIGPMVDLLKREQKENNTTTIVVSHNKTFLEAADTLLLIKKGKIAYTGDLAGAMPMLEDLSVCTFDELCQGENDAQCYR, translated from the coding sequence TTATCAATGATGTGAGTTTTACCTTTGAACCAGGGGGGTTTTATGCCATCACCGGTCCCAACGGATCAGGCAAGACCACCCTGGCCAAATTGATCATGGGCATCAATGCACTCACAAGCGGAAAAATCATGTTTAACGGGACGGATATCAGCAGCCTTCCCATAAATGAACGGTCCAACGCCGGCATTGTTTATGGATTTCAACACCCGGCACGGTTCAAAGGGACAACCTTCCGGGACCTGTTATCCATTTCCCTGGGATCTGATGATGAAGAAAAACTGGTGAATATCATTTCCAGGGTCGGGGTCTGTTCCATGGATTTTTTAGACAAACCCGTGGACAGCAAACTGTCGGGCGGTGAGATCAAAAAAATCGAACTGGCCACCGTGATTGCCAGAAATCCAAAGGTGGCCATTTATGATGAACCGGACACCGGCATCGATCTTTGGACCATCGGTCCCATGGTGGACCTGCTCAAGCGCGAACAAAAAGAAAACAACACCACGACCATTGTGGTCAGTCACAATAAAACATTTTTAGAAGCTGCCGATACCCTGCTTTTGATCAAAAAAGGAAAGATCGCCTATACCGGAGATCTGGCAGGTGCCATGCCCATGCTGGAGGATTTAAGTGTCTGTACATTTGATGAATTATGCCAAGGAGAAAATGATGCTCAATGCTATCGATAA